One genomic window of Elaeis guineensis isolate ETL-2024a chromosome 2, EG11, whole genome shotgun sequence includes the following:
- the LOC105058173 gene encoding microtubule-destabilizing protein 60, protein MTTPVKKPRGRRPQTSENWKFPENSDASVLCSTPSRKPVTSTPTSEARKFSENCDPNLPVSTPRKVMKSPATKPLNSKKKPNPQTPGRTLSSASPAQDRKPVNAKKNSIKGGKDLEPKKGCRVLCESPCAPEEVFIAKDHMIRAGVVVEASPVEDDGSKKVIQKKNWVTESKEPLAGSRRSVVEDLGGQDSRGSSKVRKIRSTILEEAMSTMPEPGAGRVMYLVKTFERLLSISKDTEGREKIENKKTVMNWALPGLQQPPKAKETEVSSSPVSSSSEFIPGRGFETDCSDHSSVDSNDDRLSWGSSSSDDGRRSRRNSTGSSGRSWNKKLKVTSQQPFKLRTEQRGRLKEEHFLKKLKEMLLEEEKQRIPIAQGLPWTTDEPECLLKAPIKEPTEPIDLILHSDVRAVERAEFDLQIAERLNFLEQINVEKERQRKLEEEEEIRRLRKELIPRAQPMPYYDRPFIPKRSTKPKTVPKEPKFHTRPLRSWEMT, encoded by the exons ATGACGACTCCTGTGAAGAAACCTCGTGGCCGGCGACCTCAGACCTCGGAAAATTGGAAGTTCCCTGAGAATTCTGACGCCAGTGTTCTCTGCTCCACTCCTTCTCGGAAGCCCGTGACATCGACCCCAACCTCGGAAGCACGCAAGTTTTCGGAGAATTGTGATCCCAATCTTCCTGTTTCCACTCCTCGGAAAGTCATGAAGTCGCCCGCAACGAAGCCGCTGAATTCAAAGAAGAAGCCGAACCCCCAAACCCCCGGTCGGACCTTGTCGTCTGCTTCCCCGGCCCAAGATAGGAAACCTGTCAATGCCAAGAAGAACTCAATTAAGGGGGGGAAGGATTTGGAGCCCAAGAAGGGTTGTCGAGTACTCTGTGAGTCTCCCTGTGCACCTGAAGAAGTGTTCATCGCAAAAGATCATATGATCAGAGCTGGTGTGGTCGTAGAGGCATCCCCAGTTGAAGATGATGGGTCTAAAAAAGTCATACAGAAGAAGAATTGGGTTACTGAGAGCAAGGAGCCGTTGGCGGGAAGCAGGCGTTCAGTCGTGGAAGATTTAGGTGGTCAGGATTCGAGAGGTAGTTCAAAGGTGAGGAAGATAAGGAGTACGATTCTTGAAGAAGCCATGAGCACCATGCCAGAGCCTGGGGCTGGGCGGGTGATGTATTTGGTAAAGACGTTCGAGAGGCTTCTCTCCATCTCGAAGGACACAGAAggcagagaaaaaatagagaacaagAAGACGGTGATGAATTGGGCGTTGCCAGGCTTGCAGCAACCTCCAAAGGCCAAGGAAACTGAGGTTTCCTCTTCCCCTGTGTCCTCTTCATCAGAGTTCATCCCTGGAAGGGGCTTTGAAACAGACTGCAGCGACCACTCTTCAGTGGACAGCAATGATGATAG ATTGAGCTGGGGGAGCAGTTCATCAGATGATGGACGAAGGAGTAGACGAAAT AGCACTGGTTCTTCAGGAAGGAGCTGGAATAAGAAGCTGAAAGTGACAAGCCAGCAGCCATTCAAGTTGAGGACTGAG caaAGAGGAAGGCTCAAAGAAGAGCATTTCCTAAAGAAACTGAAGGAAATGCTTTTGGAGGAGGAGAAACAGCGCATACCAATTGCTCAAGGACTCCCATGGACCACAGATGAACCTGAG TGCTTACTGAAGGCTCCCATAAAGGAACCCACTGAGCCAATCGATCTCATTCTTCACAGCGATGTGCGCGCAGTAGAGCGTGCTGAGTTCGATCTTCAG ATTGCTGAGCGTCTGAATTTTCTTGAGCAAATTAATGTGGAGAAGGAAAGGCAGCGAAAG ttggaagaagaagaggaaatacGGAGACTCAGAAAAGAGCTCATACCGAGAGCTCAGCCCATGCCCTACTACGATCGGCCTTTCATCCCGAAAAG GTCAACAAAGCCCAAGACAGTCCCTAAGGAGCCAAAGTTTCACACTCGCCCTCTCAGATCATG GGAAATGACTTGA